One window of Candidatus Hydrothermales bacterium genomic DNA carries:
- a CDS encoding hemolysin family protein gives MELSFTLIITFLISLSFLCSGFETAFVSLDIDKIFMASSKYARKVLLRKPREILNTILLVNNLVNASIAILFTSFFTKTSPLWKAVFSGTFWSFFLIIIVGEFLPKYAASKFPFQFIKYGHHIIFFFYFIFSPFINTLTKIYHKLLKVESESKRDELLWLILEKERMGIIPPEIARALKSSLYFSEKEVVEVLKPRTELVAINIDDPLEYSKKLCSNLEYNKIPVFKDKLDNIIGYIQKEDIKDCQDVNDLSSKIRKILFFTENTKLERAVREMKNSNIPIAIVVDEHGNIKGFFTIEDVVSELIGEFYEFEKDLIVDGKTRIDDLKELYGIIFPKGRYETLAGFLIELKGDLPKENEVLEFNDYKFQVISRDQKSIKKIRISLK, from the coding sequence ATGGAACTTAGTTTTACCCTAATTATTACTTTTTTAATCTCTCTTTCTTTTTTATGTTCAGGTTTTGAGACCGCCTTTGTCTCACTTGATATTGACAAAATCTTTATGGCTTCTTCTAAGTATGCAAGAAAAGTTTTACTAAGAAAACCTAGAGAAATATTAAATACTATTTTACTTGTTAATAACCTGGTAAATGCTTCTATTGCAATACTTTTTACTAGTTTTTTCACAAAAACCTCTCCGTTATGGAAGGCTGTTTTCTCTGGAACTTTCTGGTCCTTTTTTCTTATTATAATAGTTGGAGAATTTCTACCCAAATACGCTGCCTCAAAGTTTCCCTTCCAATTTATAAAATATGGACATCATATCATATTTTTTTTCTATTTCATTTTTTCTCCCTTTATAAACACACTTACAAAAATTTATCATAAGCTTTTAAAAGTTGAGTCAGAATCAAAAAGGGATGAGCTTTTATGGCTTATTTTAGAGAAGGAAAGGATGGGAATAATTCCTCCTGAAATAGCAAGAGCTTTAAAATCTTCTCTTTACTTTAGCGAAAAAGAAGTTGTGGAAGTCTTAAAACCACGAACCGAACTTGTAGCAATAAACATAGATGATCCCCTTGAATACTCAAAAAAACTCTGCTCAAATTTAGAATACAACAAAATTCCAGTGTTTAAAGATAAACTAGATAATATAATTGGTTATATTCAAAAAGAGGATATAAAAGATTGCCAAGATGTAAATGATTTGTCCTCTAAAATTAGAAAAATTCTTTTCTTTACTGAAAATACTAAACTTGAAAGAGCAGTTAGAGAGATGAAAAATAGTAATATTCCTATTGCTATTGTTGTAGATGAGCACGGAAATATAAAAGGCTTTTTTACAATAGAGGATGTTGTCTCTGAGTTAATTGGAGAATTTTATGAATTTGAAAAAGATCTTATAGTAGATGGAAAAACAAGAATTGATGACTTAAAAGAGCTGTATGGAATTATTTTTCCAAAGGGTCGTTATGAAACTCTAGCCGGATTTTTAATAGAACTTAAGGGTGACCTTCCAAAAGAAAACGAAGTTCTTGAATTTAATGATTACAAATTTCAAGTAATATCTAGAGATCAAAAAAGTATAAAAAAGATTCGAATTTCCCTTAAGTAA
- the fabD gene encoding ACP S-malonyltransferase, which produces MVKSIFFTGQGSQFVSMGLDLYKKSSTFKNIVDRAEEILEMPLKKLMFEGPEEELTLTKNAQPAILTVGIGKFEVYKEKNGLEGIEYALGHSLGEFGALYASEVLSFESVLRLVKMRGLLMNQAGEKTKGTMAVALGMGKEETQEIINEIKDENLVIANYNTQEQYIVSGPVESIEKFIELSKKRGYKKVIKLNVSAAFHSPLMKEAAIEFEKYIDKEEFKKPILKVIQNCTGKAHDDPLEIKENLKKQILSPVLFIDSVLCLINSGAKSGVEFGPKPILKGLVSRIDSSFSIEFFDGT; this is translated from the coding sequence ATGGTAAAGTCAATCTTTTTTACAGGTCAAGGTTCTCAGTTTGTTTCAATGGGACTTGATCTCTATAAGAAAAGTAGTACTTTTAAAAATATAGTTGATAGGGCAGAGGAAATCCTTGAAATGCCTCTTAAAAAACTTATGTTTGAGGGGCCTGAAGAAGAGCTAACACTTACAAAAAACGCCCAGCCCGCAATTTTAACTGTTGGAATCGGAAAATTTGAAGTATATAAGGAGAAAAATGGTTTAGAAGGTATAGAGTATGCTTTGGGACACTCCCTTGGAGAATTTGGAGCTCTCTATGCTTCAGAAGTTCTAAGCTTTGAAAGTGTTCTGAGATTAGTTAAAATGAGAGGTTTACTTATGAATCAAGCAGGTGAAAAGACAAAAGGAACAATGGCAGTAGCTCTTGGTATGGGAAAAGAAGAAACTCAAGAAATAATAAATGAAATCAAAGATGAAAACCTTGTTATTGCAAATTATAATACGCAAGAACAGTACATTGTTTCAGGACCAGTTGAAAGTATCGAAAAATTTATAGAACTTTCAAAAAAAAGAGGTTATAAAAAAGTTATAAAGCTTAATGTTTCAGCTGCTTTTCACTCACCCTTGATGAAAGAGGCTGCTATAGAGTTCGAAAAATACATAGATAAAGAAGAGTTCAAAAAACCTATCTTAAAAGTAATTCAAAATTGCACAGGAAAAGCTCACGATGACCCACTAGAGATCAAAGAAAATTTAAAAAAACAAATTTTATCTCCTGTTTTATTTATTGATTCTGTCTTATGTTTAATAAACTCAGGAGCAAAAAGTGGAGTAGAGTTTGGTCCTAAGCCTATTTTAAAAGGATTAGTTTCAAGAATAGATAGTAGTTTTTCTATAGAATTTTTTGATGGAACTTAG
- a CDS encoding beta-ketoacyl-ACP synthase III yields MIKTMASEIISVAHHVPKNILSNFDLEKIVETSDEWITERTGIKERRIAEPGIATSDLAKEAALLALKRANLSPDDIDVIIVSTATPDTYVVSTACHTQDKIGAKRAFAFDIWAACPGFIYGLKITKSLINSGEAKIILLIGAETLSRFLDWEDRTTCVLFGDGAGAVIVGNSKDDEKIIDVYLGSDGSLKDLLIMPAGGALKPFSPEVYYKRECFIKMKGREVFKNAVLKMEEAVDIILSRNNIKPEEIDFFVPHQANIRIIEALRERLKLPNHKVYVNIEKYGNTSAASIPIALSEMEEKGLLKRGHLLLLVSFGAGFTWGSALIRW; encoded by the coding sequence ATAATTAAAACTATGGCAAGTGAAATTATCTCTGTAGCCCACCATGTGCCAAAAAACATCTTATCTAATTTTGACCTTGAAAAAATTGTTGAAACCTCCGATGAATGGATAACCGAAAGAACAGGAATAAAAGAAAGAAGAATAGCAGAACCAGGTATTGCAACAAGCGACCTTGCCAAAGAAGCAGCTCTTCTTGCCCTTAAAAGAGCTAACTTGTCCCCAGATGATATAGACGTTATAATTGTCTCAACTGCAACCCCCGACACTTACGTAGTATCAACTGCCTGCCACACCCAAGATAAAATAGGAGCAAAAAGAGCCTTCGCCTTTGATATATGGGCCGCCTGTCCGGGATTTATATACGGCCTAAAAATTACAAAGAGTCTTATTAATAGTGGAGAAGCAAAGATTATCCTATTAATCGGCGCTGAAACACTCTCAAGATTTCTTGATTGGGAAGATAGAACAACCTGTGTCCTTTTCGGTGACGGAGCAGGCGCTGTTATAGTCGGAAATTCAAAAGATGACGAAAAAATCATAGATGTCTATCTTGGATCCGATGGTTCCCTAAAAGATCTTCTAATTATGCCCGCAGGTGGAGCACTAAAACCCTTTTCCCCTGAAGTTTACTATAAAAGAGAATGCTTCATAAAAATGAAAGGTAGAGAAGTGTTTAAAAACGCTGTTTTAAAAATGGAAGAGGCCGTAGACATAATTTTAAGTAGAAATAACATTAAACCTGAAGAGATCGATTTTTTTGTACCTCACCAAGCTAACATTAGAATTATAGAAGCTCTAAGAGAAAGATTAAAATTACCTAATCATAAAGTTTATGTTAATATTGAAAAATACGGGAATACCTCAGCAGCATCAATTCCTATAGCCTTATCAGAGATGGAAGAAAAGGGCCTTTTAAAAAGAGGTCATCTCCTTTTACTTGTAAGCTTTGGAGCCGGGTTTACCTGGGGATCAGCACTTATCAGATGGTAA
- a CDS encoding glycosyltransferase: MRKFLILISSTGAGHKIAGISIKDILEDLRDERPLIVDILKISKFPYSISDKIYYFLADYPSLWKSFFYITNNESYEKFLRFQNFFLRDAIRSIIKEVRPKIIFSTHPFYVPILYELKCKYRFEIISVITDFGEIHRAWTVEGYDLLWLPSEYSKIEIEKKGLIKGNFEVLGYPVRRGFRKISSFSNDYILVMGGGRGAGPIFQIFKKLKNLNFKQIYVCGTNIKIKKRLLEIGEKEKLHQIEVIGYTEKIYELISRAIAIISKPGGSTVAECNYLLKPFVAIDPLPGQEMGNTKFLETTGSGILLDKLENINDIVEDIVNGKIKFEFKERIRDYEEKQKKFIKSL, from the coding sequence TTGAGAAAATTTTTAATACTGATTTCGTCTACTGGTGCAGGGCACAAAATAGCAGGAATCTCTATTAAGGACATTTTAGAGGATCTTAGAGATGAAAGGCCCTTAATTGTGGATATCCTGAAAATATCTAAGTTTCCATATTCGATTTCTGATAAAATCTATTACTTTTTGGCAGATTATCCTAGTCTTTGGAAATCTTTCTTTTATATTACTAATAATGAAAGCTATGAAAAATTTTTAAGGTTCCAGAACTTTTTTCTTAGAGATGCAATAAGATCAATTATTAAAGAAGTAAGACCAAAGATTATTTTTTCTACCCATCCTTTTTATGTTCCTATACTTTATGAATTAAAGTGTAAATATAGGTTTGAGATTATTTCTGTTATAACTGATTTTGGTGAAATTCACAGGGCTTGGACTGTAGAGGGTTATGATTTGCTTTGGCTTCCTTCTGAATATTCAAAAATTGAGATTGAAAAAAAGGGACTTATAAAGGGAAACTTTGAGGTTTTAGGATATCCAGTAAGAAGGGGATTTAGAAAAATTAGTTCATTCAGTAATGATTATATTCTTGTGATGGGTGGAGGAAGGGGTGCAGGTCCAATTTTCCAAATTTTTAAGAAACTAAAAAATTTGAATTTTAAACAGATTTATGTGTGTGGAACTAATATAAAAATTAAAAAAAGGTTATTAGAAATAGGGGAGAAAGAGAAACTACATCAAATTGAGGTAATTGGGTATACTGAGAAGATATATGAACTTATAAGTAGGGCTATAGCTATAATTTCAAAGCCGGGTGGAAGTACGGTAGCAGAATGTAACTATCTTTTAAAACCTTTTGTCGCCATAGATCCACTTCCTGGCCAAGAGATGGGCAACACAAAATTTTTAGAAACAACTGGATCTGGAATACTTTTAGATAAATTAGAAAATATAAATGATATTGTGGAAGATATAGTAAACGGTAAAATAAAATTTGAGTTTAAGGAAAGGATCAGAGATTATGAGGAAAAACAGAAAAAATTTATAAAGTCTTTGTAA
- the bcp gene encoding thioredoxin-dependent thiol peroxidase, producing MLREGEKAPYFKLVGIDEKGLEREISIEEFRGKKVILYFYPKDNTPGCTKEACSFRDNLEEINKKGAVVVGVSKDSIKSHFNFKNKYNLNFYLLSDPDCKVAEAYKVCSEKTRGGKVKKGVVRSTFIIDEEGIIKKAFYNVKVEGHVKEVLKYL from the coding sequence ATGTTAAGGGAGGGAGAAAAAGCACCGTATTTTAAATTAGTGGGAATTGATGAAAAGGGATTGGAAAGAGAAATTTCTATTGAAGAATTTAGGGGAAAAAAGGTTATTCTTTATTTTTATCCAAAAGATAATACTCCTGGTTGCACAAAAGAAGCCTGCTCCTTTAGAGATAATCTGGAAGAGATAAATAAAAAGGGCGCAGTGGTGGTAGGTGTAAGTAAAGATTCAATAAAATCGCATTTTAATTTTAAAAATAAATATAACTTAAATTTTTACTTACTTTCAGATCCAGATTGTAAGGTTGCGGAAGCCTATAAAGTGTGTTCTGAAAAGACTAGGGGAGGAAAAGTCAAAAAGGGAGTTGTAAGATCTACTTTTATAATAGATGAAGAGGGAATCATAAAAAAAGCCTTCTACAATGTGAAAGTAGAGGGACATGTAAAAGAAGTTTTGAAATATCTTTGA
- a CDS encoding DMT family transporter — protein sequence MDEGLVLSVLATFLWSTVATAFKLTLRYLTFREMLFYSSLTSFLILFLIHLFTSRKRKKSLFRISKGEILSSVILGFLNPYLYYLILFKAYSLLRAQIAQPLNYTWPILLTFISSFFLKTKVSFKNILALFISFLGVIVIATQGEFKTIKVESELGVFLALFSSLIFALYWVLNLKDKRSEVEKLTMNFFFGFLYIFLTQIFTDSIRIPSLKGLIGSIYIGLFEMGITYLIWLYALKKSKNIALVSNLIYLSPFISLFLISLILKEKIMSSSIIGLIVIISGILLNRL from the coding sequence ATGGATGAAGGTTTAGTTCTTTCTGTTTTAGCTACTTTTTTGTGGTCAACGGTTGCTACCGCGTTTAAACTTACTCTAAGATACCTAACTTTTAGGGAAATGCTTTTTTATTCTTCCTTAACATCTTTTTTAATTTTATTTTTGATTCATCTTTTTACGTCTAGGAAGAGAAAGAAAAGTCTATTTAGAATATCAAAAGGTGAAATTTTAAGTTCAGTAATCTTGGGATTTTTAAATCCTTATCTTTACTATCTTATTCTTTTTAAGGCTTACTCACTTCTTAGAGCCCAAATTGCTCAACCTTTAAACTATACATGGCCAATACTTTTAACTTTTATTTCATCTTTTTTCTTAAAAACTAAAGTTAGTTTTAAAAATATTTTGGCACTTTTTATAAGTTTTTTAGGAGTAATAGTTATTGCTACTCAGGGAGAATTTAAAACTATAAAAGTTGAAAGTGAACTTGGGGTATTTTTAGCTCTTTTTAGCTCTCTAATATTTGCTTTGTATTGGGTTTTAAACTTAAAGGATAAAAGAAGTGAAGTAGAAAAATTAACGATGAATTTCTTTTTCGGTTTTTTATATATTTTTTTAACACAGATTTTTACCGATTCTATAAGAATTCCTTCTTTAAAGGGTCTTATTGGCTCTATTTACATAGGCTTATTCGAGATGGGTATAACATATTTAATCTGGTTATACGCTTTAAAAAAGTCAAAAAATATCGCCCTCGTTTCTAATTTAATATACCTTTCTCCTTTTATCTCACTTTTTTTGATAAGTTTAATTTTAAAAGAAAAAATTATGTCAAGCTCAATAATTGGACTTATAGTTATTATTTCAGGAATTCTTTTAAACAGACTTTAA
- the rpoN gene encoding RNA polymerase factor sigma-54 codes for MKEKIKIKQEITLKPVLLPRLVQLAKLYSLNLLELKEYLNNELEKNFILEKKEKVLSEVESERDDFELREFFQVFSEPEYNESKEMEEEEDFFSLIPSKGPSLYERLVYQIEYAFKDRKEKDLALKLIDFINKDGYLEVDIKEIAKILNVSVEEVEKVRKRLLQLDPVGVAAVDLREALLAQLEVRKMENTLAYHIVKNHFDKLKESKEELLKILNKKPEEIEEALILIGKLNFKPGSIYSEESPEYVIPEYAIKIRNGDLVVEEIRGLIPQIRLNRCYLRLLEREDTPLSVKKFIRDYVNKARAFFELLNERKRKIEEVLNFIANYQKEFITSSEGKLKPISQSEAARKLNISVSTLNRIITGKYVATPRGIFELRFFFPKGLRTKKGDIVDREELKSFIKDLIEKEAQGSPLSDSQIREIIKDKKGIEITRREVCKLRKELGIESSIKRKLKSV; via the coding sequence ATGAAAGAAAAAATTAAAATTAAGCAGGAAATAACTTTAAAACCTGTTCTTTTGCCTCGTCTTGTTCAACTTGCGAAACTCTATTCTTTAAATCTTCTAGAGTTGAAAGAATATCTAAATAATGAACTAGAGAAAAATTTTATCTTAGAAAAGAAAGAAAAAGTGTTATCTGAGGTAGAAAGCGAAAGGGACGACTTTGAGTTAAGGGAATTTTTTCAAGTTTTTTCTGAACCTGAATATAATGAAAGTAAGGAAATGGAGGAAGAAGAAGATTTCTTTTCCCTAATTCCTTCGAAGGGCCCCTCACTTTATGAAAGATTGGTCTATCAAATAGAATACGCATTTAAGGATAGAAAAGAAAAAGATTTAGCCCTAAAGTTAATTGATTTTATAAACAAAGACGGTTACTTAGAGGTTGATATCAAAGAAATTGCAAAAATACTTAATGTTAGTGTTGAAGAGGTTGAAAAGGTTAGAAAAAGATTGCTTCAGCTTGATCCTGTTGGTGTAGCTGCAGTTGATTTAAGAGAGGCTCTACTTGCTCAACTTGAAGTAAGAAAAATGGAAAATACTCTTGCCTATCATATAGTTAAAAACCACTTTGATAAACTTAAAGAGTCTAAAGAAGAGCTTTTAAAAATTTTAAATAAAAAACCAGAAGAAATTGAGGAAGCACTTATATTAATAGGGAAACTAAACTTTAAACCCGGAAGTATTTACTCTGAGGAAAGTCCAGAGTACGTCATTCCAGAATATGCCATAAAAATAAGAAATGGTGATCTCGTCGTTGAAGAAATAAGAGGATTGATACCCCAGATACGTTTAAATAGGTGTTATCTCAGGTTACTTGAAAGAGAGGATACCCCACTTAGTGTTAAAAAGTTTATCAGGGATTATGTAAATAAGGCAAGGGCTTTTTTTGAACTTTTAAATGAAAGAAAAAGAAAAATTGAAGAGGTTTTAAATTTTATAGCTAATTATCAAAAAGAATTTATTACAAGTTCTGAGGGTAAACTAAAGCCTATTTCTCAAAGTGAAGCTGCCAGGAAACTTAATATTTCTGTTTCAACTTTGAATAGAATAATAACAGGTAAATATGTGGCAACTCCAAGAGGTATATTTGAACTGAGGTTCTTCTTTCCTAAGGGACTTAGAACTAAAAAAGGGGATATAGTTGACAGAGAAGAACTTAAAAGTTTCATAAAAGATCTAATTGAAAAAGAAGCTCAAGGTTCACCCCTATCTGATAGTCAAATAAGAGAAATCATAAAAGATAAAAAAGGGATTGAAATAACAAGAAGAGAAGTTTGTAAGCTAAGGAAAGAGTTAGGTATAGAAAGCTCTATTAAAAGAAAATTAAAGTCTGTTTAA
- the lptB gene encoding LPS export ABC transporter ATP-binding protein has protein sequence MTLRTVGLVKIYKKRKVVDNVSIELKRGEIVGLLGPNGAGKTTTFYMISGVIKPNSGKVFIEDIDITDFPMYKRARMGISYLPQEPSVFKKLSVFDNIYGILQMRGYDNKLAYQKTEEVLKKMGIFHLKNSKAYMLSGGERRRLEVARALVLEPKFLLLDEPFTGIDPKTREEIQFIILSLKNEQIGVLITDHNVRETLEITDRAYIIYEGKVLISGKSEELVKNELVRKVYLGEKFKL, from the coding sequence ATGACTTTAAGAACAGTAGGACTTGTTAAGATCTATAAAAAAAGAAAAGTAGTTGATAACGTCTCAATAGAGTTAAAAAGGGGAGAAATTGTCGGACTTTTAGGACCTAATGGAGCCGGAAAAACCACTACCTTTTATATGATCTCTGGTGTAATAAAACCAAACAGCGGTAAAGTCTTCATAGAAGACATAGATATAACAGATTTTCCCATGTATAAAAGAGCAAGAATGGGTATATCCTATCTACCACAGGAACCCTCAGTTTTTAAAAAACTGTCGGTCTTTGATAATATATACGGAATTCTTCAAATGAGAGGATACGATAATAAATTAGCCTACCAAAAAACAGAGGAAGTTTTAAAAAAGATGGGAATCTTTCACCTAAAAAACTCTAAAGCCTATATGCTCTCGGGAGGAGAGAGAAGACGATTAGAAGTAGCAAGAGCCTTAGTACTTGAACCGAAATTCCTTTTACTTGATGAACCCTTTACAGGAATAGATCCAAAAACAAGAGAAGAAATACAGTTTATAATTTTATCTCTCAAAAATGAACAAATAGGTGTTTTAATAACCGATCATAACGTAAGAGAGACACTTGAAATAACTGACAGAGCTTATATAATATATGAAGGTAAGGTCTTAATTTCAGGTAAATCAGAAGAACTTGTTAAAAATGAACTTGTTAGGAAAGTTTATTTGGGAGAAAAGTTTAAGCTATGA